A genomic stretch from Halichoerus grypus chromosome 5, mHalGry1.hap1.1, whole genome shotgun sequence includes:
- the CTXND2 gene encoding cortexin domain containing 2: MDDSSLSSGVDVDKGFAIVFVVLLFLFLIVMIFRCAKLVKNPYEASYPITEPSLS, translated from the coding sequence ATGGATGATTCAAGCCTGTCCAGCGGTGTTGACGTAGACAAAGGCTTTGCCATTGTCTTTGttgttcttctgtttctgttCCTAATTGTGATGATTTTTCGCTGTGCCAAGTTGGTGAAGAATCCCTATGAGGCCAGCTACCCAATCACAGAACCATCTCTGAGCTGA